A DNA window from Luteibaculum oceani contains the following coding sequences:
- a CDS encoding DUF4199 domain-containing protein, translated as MISQNTLKYGFIAALVNIVIAIILYMLGPSSLGSGMFGGIIFMGINLIVTIIVLSILGARIRKDEGGLITFKKMFINLLVMVAVMLVVGSLFGYLLYGVIDPEWMEQAKEMALENMYQYKDQMPEASFEDTIKRMEDGFDTSLGNTLKQLLGSFILWTIFSLILAAILKKKEPDFAE; from the coding sequence ATGATATCACAAAACACCCTTAAGTACGGCTTTATTGCCGCTCTCGTAAACATTGTTATTGCCATTATTCTGTACATGTTAGGTCCATCTAGTTTAGGTTCTGGTATGTTTGGAGGAATAATTTTTATGGGGATCAATCTAATTGTCACCATAATTGTACTTAGCATACTTGGAGCTAGGATTAGAAAGGATGAAGGTGGACTTATTACTTTTAAAAAGATGTTTATTAACCTTCTGGTTATGGTAGCGGTAATGTTAGTGGTCGGAAGTTTGTTTGGATATTTATTATACGGTGTAATAGACCCAGAATGGATGGAGCAGGCCAAAGAGATGGCATTAGAAAATATGTATCAGTACAAAGATCAAATGCCGGAAGCGTCATTCGAAGATACAATTAAGCGAATGGAAGATGGTTTTGACACCTCTTTGGGTAATACTTTGAAACAACTATTAGGAAGTTTTATCCTTTGGACAATCTTTTCCTTAATTTTGGCCGCTATTCTTAAGAAAAAGGAACCAGATTTTGCAGAATAA
- a CDS encoding glycosyltransferase family 2 protein, producing MQNNLQLSLVIPLFNEEESLPELFSWIKKVCTRESISFEVIFVDDGSKDKSWEVVSSLAEEHTEVRGIRFRRNYGKSAALNEGFAIAEGDVVITMDADLQDSPEEIPDLIKMIVEDGYDLVSGWKKKRYDPLSKTIPTKLFNAATRKMSGIYLHDFNCGLKAYKNDVVKSIEVYGEMHRYIPVLSKRAGFTKIGEKVVQHQARKYGTSKFGFERFLNGFLDLLTITFVSKFGKRPMHFFGLIGSLMFLLGSLVTVWMGIQKLYYVFYVKESARLITDQPIFYVALTLAIIGVQFFLAGFLGELVSRNAPDRNVYLYRETIRAEEKP from the coding sequence TTGCAGAATAATCTACAATTATCCCTAGTTATACCGCTTTTTAATGAGGAAGAGTCGCTTCCAGAATTATTTAGTTGGATAAAAAAAGTATGTACCAGAGAATCAATCAGCTTCGAAGTTATATTTGTGGATGATGGTTCTAAGGATAAAAGCTGGGAGGTGGTTTCTTCTCTCGCTGAAGAACATACAGAAGTAAGAGGGATTAGATTTAGAAGAAATTACGGTAAATCGGCAGCCCTTAACGAGGGCTTTGCCATTGCCGAAGGTGATGTGGTTATTACTATGGATGCTGATCTTCAGGATAGTCCAGAGGAAATTCCCGACCTGATTAAAATGATTGTAGAGGATGGTTATGATTTGGTAAGTGGATGGAAGAAAAAGCGCTACGATCCACTTTCTAAAACCATTCCAACCAAACTTTTTAATGCCGCTACTCGTAAAATGAGCGGCATCTACCTTCACGACTTTAACTGTGGATTAAAAGCCTATAAGAACGATGTAGTTAAATCTATTGAGGTTTACGGTGAAATGCATCGCTATATCCCAGTATTATCGAAAAGGGCTGGTTTCACCAAGATAGGAGAGAAGGTTGTACAGCATCAAGCGCGTAAATATGGAACCTCCAAATTTGGTTTCGAGCGTTTTTTGAATGGTTTCTTAGACTTGCTTACAATAACCTTTGTATCCAAGTTTGGAAAGCGACCCATGCACTTTTTTGGTTTAATAGGTAGCCTTATGTTTCTTCTAGGTTCCCTAGTTACCGTGTGGATGGGGATACAGAAGTTATACTACGTTTTTTATGTTAAAGAAAGTGCTAGGCTAATTACAGACCAACCCATTTTTTACGTTGCTCTAACCCTTGCTATTATCGGGGTACAATTTTTCTTAGCTGGTTTCTTAGGTGAATTGGTTTCACGCAATGCGCCTGATAGGAACGTTTATCTATACAGAGAAACGATCAGAGCTGAGGAGAAACCTTGA
- the mnmA gene encoding tRNA 2-thiouridine(34) synthase MnmA, with product MKRVVVGLSGGVDSSVCAYLLKEQGYEVIGIFMRNWNDDSVILDDECPWVEDSNDALLVAEKLGIPFQVIDLSEIYKERIVDYMFAEYEAGRTPNPDVLCNREIKFDVFLDTALKLGADFVATGHYCQKTTTLAGNKEIHHLIAGADNNKDQSYFLCQLSQEQLSKALFPIGHLQKSEVRKIATEQGLVTANKKDSQGLCFIGKVKLPDFLQQQLKPKKGKVFAIDANKYEEKKAQQNGINPTFEAIPLNAEMGKEIGEHQGAHYYTIGQRKGLGIGGFKEPLFVIGTNTKTNEIYTGEGEEHPGLYRDGLIVPEKDVHWINPTYQIQEGQSLNCKARIRYRQPLQDVVIENKSGDLYYKFREAQRGITPGQFVACYLNEELIGSGVIQ from the coding sequence ATGAAACGTGTAGTAGTCGGATTATCTGGTGGAGTTGATTCTAGTGTTTGTGCCTACCTTCTAAAAGAGCAAGGTTATGAGGTAATTGGAATCTTTATGCGAAACTGGAATGATGATAGTGTTATTCTAGATGACGAGTGCCCTTGGGTAGAAGATAGTAACGATGCTTTACTGGTTGCAGAAAAGTTAGGTATTCCTTTTCAAGTAATAGATCTAAGCGAAATCTACAAAGAGCGTATAGTCGACTACATGTTTGCAGAATACGAAGCTGGAAGAACTCCAAACCCAGATGTATTGTGCAATAGAGAAATTAAGTTTGATGTATTTTTAGATACGGCCTTAAAACTAGGTGCCGACTTTGTAGCCACCGGACATTACTGCCAAAAAACCACCACGTTAGCGGGGAATAAAGAAATTCATCATCTAATTGCAGGAGCAGATAACAATAAAGACCAAAGTTATTTCCTATGCCAATTAAGTCAGGAACAACTTTCTAAAGCCTTATTTCCCATTGGACATTTGCAGAAATCTGAAGTTAGAAAAATTGCAACGGAACAAGGGCTGGTAACAGCCAATAAAAAAGATAGTCAAGGTCTTTGTTTTATTGGTAAGGTTAAGCTGCCTGATTTTTTACAGCAACAGCTAAAACCTAAAAAAGGTAAGGTTTTTGCCATTGATGCCAATAAATATGAGGAAAAGAAAGCGCAGCAAAATGGCATAAATCCAACCTTTGAAGCCATCCCGCTAAATGCAGAAATGGGTAAGGAAATAGGCGAACACCAAGGAGCTCATTACTATACCATTGGGCAAAGAAAAGGATTGGGAATAGGTGGATTTAAAGAACCCTTATTTGTAATAGGAACCAATACTAAAACCAATGAAATTTACACTGGCGAAGGTGAAGAGCATCCAGGGCTATATAGAGATGGGCTTATAGTACCCGAAAAAGACGTGCATTGGATTAATCCTACCTACCAAATACAAGAAGGGCAATCACTTAATTGTAAAGCAAGAATTAGATATCGTCAACCACTACAAGACGTGGTTATTGAGAATAAATCGGGTGACTTATACTACAAGTTTAGAGAGGCCCAGCGAGGAATCACCCCAGGCCAATTTGTTGCTTGTTATTTAAACGAAGAGCTTATCGGCTCAGGAGTTATTCAATAG